One Gossypium hirsutum isolate 1008001.06 chromosome A11, Gossypium_hirsutum_v2.1, whole genome shotgun sequence genomic window carries:
- the LOC121209619 gene encoding pectinesterase 3, giving the protein MESVNFFKGYGKLSHLESQNPRPRSASAAITISAFLLFTLVIGFTLAALLLQPINDKDPTDSASASSLSSNLVESIKTICNVTRYPDSCFTALSSLNASIKPDLEAFLDLSLQVAITHLSDLSSSFKSLNDLHSQPALKDCLTLFDDALSRLNDSVSAMKVGTGKELVLTKEKISDIQTWISAAMTDQDTCNDGLEEMGWTAADEVVKSQAQSCKESISNSLAIVANMQNLLQKCGRTVH; this is encoded by the coding sequence ATGGAATCCGTTAACTTCTTCAAAGGCTATGGCAAACTAAGCCACCTCGAAAGCCAAAACCCTCGCCCAAGATCTGCCTCAGCCGCCATCACCATCTCTGCTTTCCTCCTCTTCACTTTAGTCATCGGCTTCACCCTTGCTGCCTTGTTGCTGCAACCCATCAATGACAAAGATCCCACCGACTCGGCCTCCGCCTCTTCTTTATCTTCCAACTTGGTTGAGTCAATCAAGACCATCTGCAACGTGACTCGGTACCCTGACTCATGTTTCACCGCTCTATCTTCTCTTAACGCCTCTATAAAACCTGACCTAGAGGCCTTCCTTGACCTCTCTCTCCAAGTAGCCATCACCCATCTCTCCGACCTCTCTTCCTCATTCAAGTCCCTCAACGACCTCCACTCTCAGCCTGCTTTAAAAGACTGCTTGACCCTGTTTGATGACGCCCTGAGTCGACTCAACGACTCAGTGTCTGCCATGAAGGTGGGTACCGGGAAGGAGCTTGTGTTGACTAAGGAGAAGATCAGTGATATCCAGACTTGGATCAGTGCTGCAATGACTGATCAGGACACGTGTAATGATGGGTTAGAAGAGATGGGATGGACGGCTGCTGATGAAGTCGTAAAATCTCAAGCCCAAAGCTGTAAAGAGTCGATTAGTAATAGTTTGGCCATTGTTGCTAATATGCAGAATCTTCTACAAAAGTGTGGTCGCACTGTGCACTGA
- the LOC107912142 gene encoding 40S ribosomal protein S9-2: protein MVHVSFYRNYGKTFKKPRRPYEKERLDAELRLVGEYGLRCKRELWRVQYALSRIRNAARDLLTLDEKNPRRIFEGEALLRRMNRYGLLDESQNKLDYVLALTVENFLERRLQTLVFKTGMAKSIHHARVLIRQRHIRVGRQVVNIPSFMVRVDSQKHIDFSLTSPFGGGRPGRVKRKNQRAAAKKAAGGDGDEEDEE from the exons ATGGTTCACGTCTCCTTTTACCGCAACT ATGGGAAGACATTTAAGAAGCCTCGTCGTCCTTATGAAAAGGAACGATTGGATGCTGAGTTGAGGCTGGTGGGAGAGTACGGGCTGCGATGCAAGAGGGAACTCTGGAGAGTTCAGTATGCTTTAAGCCGAATCAGAAATGCTGCTAGGGATCTATTGACCCTCGATGAGAAGAACCCGCGTCGGATCTTTGAGGGTGAAGCTCTTCTTCGCAGGATGAATCGATACGGACTCTTGGATGAGAGCCAGAACAAGCTTGATTATGTATTGGCGTTGACGGTGGAGAACTTCCTCGAACGTCGTCTTCAAACTCTTGTGTTCAAGACTGGTATGGCTAAATCTATCCACCATGCCCGAGTTCTCATCAGGCAGAGGCATATCAG GGTTGGAAGGCAGGTAGTCAACATTCCATCATTCATGGTGAGGGTTGATTCACAAAAGCACATTGATTTCTCGCTGACTAGTCCGTTTGGCGGTGGACGTCCTGGAAGAGTGAAGAGAAAGAACCAAAGGGCAGCTGCCAAGAAGGCTGCTGGTGGAGATggagatgaagaagatgaagagtaA
- the LOC107912140 gene encoding PH, RCC1 and FYVE domains-containing protein 1: protein MADLQRNRLSDREHEQAISTLKKGMYLLKYGRWGKPKFCPFRLSNDEKSLIWISDKAEKQLKLSQVSRIVSGQRTAVFQRSPQPDKEHQSFSLIYNNGSLDLICKDRDEAESWFTALRVLISEGDSSRRKSDATSDNTSTESQCSCTQRNSISNASSASSDIVNKDPRDIQIVSLPHESSPQRRLGKAFSEVLAYTSIINSLTQKETVAKHYSSESLGGLEISSVFDSFRSSLSSRVSSSSHRSSLEDFNALGGVFIWGEGTADGLLGGSHKTQTAVTRIDALSPKALESTVLLDAHNISCGYKHAVLVTKQGQIFSWGEGSGGRLGHGVEADVSQPRLIGALSGSAIGLVACGEFHTCAVTLSGDLYTWGDGCHNLGLLGHGTEVSKWIPKMVRGDIEGMRVSYISCGAWHTAAVTSTGKLFTFGDGAFGALGHGDRSSTSLPREVHALRGLRTVRASCGVWHTAAVVEMPPELSGEFSSGKLVTWGDGEKWQLGHGDKEPRLVPSLVALSDTTNFSQVACGYSITVALTDTGKVYFMGSDDRGNLGSSGCSKTPTCVKGNIKNSRIEEIACGSYHIAVRSSDAKIYTWGKGANGQLGHGDNEDRNIPTLVEALKNKQAMRVVCGSNFTAAICLHDWALGADHLNCSGCRNPFTFIRKRHNCYNCGLAFCKLCSSKKSLKAALAPKKNKPCRVCDDCFSKLSWKKESRSALESAKNSREVIHLNGNELPDKDIINRASFPKLARLPSFDSFRSRNCNHDRGVFKSQCYPSFLLGNSTRKSTSGLRIVSRGSSPPSRKSSPVSSFTRNSIHTDLANPELLLDDSKHSVESLTQEISLLRTQVEDLTAKSQVLEAKLERTSKRWKEAMAAASEEAEKNKASKEIIRSLTAQLNQGRGKGPEQSTLPRN from the exons GCCGTGTTCCAGCGTAGCCCTCAGCCTGATAAAGAACATcaatcattttctcttatttacaACAACGGATCCTTGGATTTG ATATGCAAGGACAGAGATGAAGCTGAGAGCTGGTTTACTGCTCTTAGGGTCTTAATTTCAGAAGGTGACAGCAGCAGGCGAAAAAGTGATGCAACAAGTGACAATACATCAACAGAAAGTCAATGTAGCTGTACTCAAAGAAATTCCATATCTAATGCGTCATCTGCAAGCAGTGACATTGTCAATAAG GATCCCAGAGATATCCAAATTGTTTCACTCCCGCATGAGAGCTCTCCACAGCGTAGACTGGGAAAAGCTTTTTCGGAGGTCTTAGCATACACTAGTATAATAAATAGCTTAACTCAGAAGGAGACAGTTGCCAAGCATTACAGTTCAGAATCATTGGGGGGGTTAGAGATCTCCTCTGTTTTTGATTCATTTAGAAGTAGTTTATCCAGTCGAGTGAGTTCATCCAGCCACAGATCTTCTTTGGAGGATTTTAATGCATTAGGTGGTGTTTTTATCTGGGGAGAAGGAACTGCTGACGGACTGCTTGGCGGCAGTCACAAAACTCAAACTGCTGTTACCAGAATAGATGCACTTTCACCCAAGGCTCTTGAATCAACAGTGCTTCTGGATGCTCACAATATTTCTTGTGGGTATAAGCATGCTGTTTTAGTCACAAAACAGGGGCAGATCTTTAGTTGGGGTGAAGGAAGTGGTGGCAGGCTTGGGCATGGAGTTGAAGCTGATGTTTCTCAACCGAGGCTCATTGGTGCTCTTAGTGGGTCAGCTATTGGATTAGTTGCCTGTGGGGAATTTCATACTTGTGCTGTAACACTTTCAGGGGACCTTTATACCTGGGGTGATGGTTGTCATAATCTTGGTCTTCTAGGGCACGGAACTGAAGTTAGTAAGTGGATTCCTAAAATGGTAAGAGGTGATATTGAAGGTATGCGTGTGTCATATATCTCTTGTGGAGCTTGGCATACCGCTGCTGTTACATCGACAGGTAAATTATTTACATTTGGAGATGGAGCTTTTGGAGCTCTAGGCCATGGGGACCGTAGTAGCACAAGTTTACCTAGAGAAGTTCATGCTCTTAGAGGGCTACGAACGGTGAGGGCATCTTGTGGAGTTTGGCACACTGCTGCGGTTGTGGAAATGCCTCCTGAGTTATCTGGTGAGTTTTCATCTGGAAAGCTGGTCACCTGGGGTGATGGGGAGAAATGGCAGCTTGGACATGGTGATAAAGAACCCAGATTAGTTCCTTCTTTGGTAGCACTGTCAGACACTACAAACTTTTCCCAAGTGGCTTGTGGCTACAGTATTACTGTTGCTCTAACTGACACTGGGAAGGTCTATTTCATGGGGAGTGATGATCGTGGAAACCTTGGGAGCTCTGGATGTAGCAAGACTCCGACTTGCGTCAAAGGCAATATCAAAAACAGCCGAATTGAAGAGATAGCATGTGGTTCTTATCATATTGCTGTTCGTAGTTCGGATGCCAAGATTTACACCTGGGGAAAAGGTGCAAATGGTCAATTAGGTCATGGAGACAATGAAGACAGAAATATTCCCACTCTTGTTGAAGCTTTGAaaaacaaacaagcaatgagagTGGTATGTGGCTCAAACTTCACTGCTGCCATTTGTCTTCATGACTGGGCACTAGGTGCCGATCATTTAAACTGTTCTGGGTGTCGAAATCCATTTACTTTCATCAGAAAGCGCCATAATTGTTACAACTGCGGGCTAGCCTTTTGTAAACTTTGTAGCAGTAAGAAATCTCTAAAAGCTGCTTTGGCTCCTAAGAAGAACAAGCCTTGTCGGGTCTGTGATGATTGTTTTTCCAAATTAAGTTGGAAAAAGGAGTCTCGATCAGCTCTTGAATCCGCTAAGAATTCAAGGGAAGTCATACATCTGAATGGTAATGAGTTACCAGACAAAGATATTATAAACCGAGCATCTTTTCCTAAACTAGCCAGGCTTCCGTCCTTTGATTCATTCAGGAGCCGCAATTGCAACCATGATAGAGGAGTATTTAAGTCGCAGTGTTACCCAAGCTTTTTATTAGGAAATTCTACGAGAAAATCAACTTCTGGTTTAAGAATTGTTTCTCGAGGATCATCCCCTCCTTCAAGGAAGTCAAGTCCAGTTTcttcttttacaagaaattcaatcCATACTGATCTTGCAAATCCAGAATTACTTCTTGATGACTCAAAGCACTCAGTTGAGAGCCTAACTCAAGAGATAAGTTTATTAAGAACACAG GTTGAGGATCTTACTGCCAAATCTCAAGTCCTAGAAGCAAAACTCGAAAGAACATCAAAGCGGTGGAAAGAGGCAATGGCTGCAGCAAGTGAGGAAGCTGAAAAGAACAAAGCTTCAAAGGAAATAATCAGATCTCTAACAGCgcag TTGAATCAAGGGCGTGGAAAAGGACCTGAACAATCAACTTTACCTAGGAACTGA